One stretch of Micromonospora echinospora DNA includes these proteins:
- a CDS encoding GNAT family N-acetyltransferase, translated as MGGGLIAVAVRAEHDRAVLAGLLGRDPVLHAYQLGDLDDFFWPYTSWFRRGDQVVLLYHGVELPTLLAFAAPDRVAGLAGLLAEAAPVLPARMWAHLSPGLEATLGRWFVVSEAAAHHRMALTDPGRLAAVPAVGEPLGPADAAELAGLYAVAYPGNWFDARMLETGQYVGVRERGRLVAVAGVHVFSPRWRVAALGNVTTHPDVRGRGLGAGVVAALCARLRASVDHVTLNVRADNAAAVRLYERLGFSRVAGFTECALTSAAAAG; from the coding sequence GTGGGTGGCGGGCTGATCGCGGTGGCGGTGCGGGCGGAGCACGATCGGGCGGTTCTGGCGGGTCTGCTGGGCCGGGATCCGGTGTTGCACGCGTACCAGTTGGGTGATCTGGACGATTTCTTCTGGCCGTACACGTCGTGGTTCCGGCGTGGCGACCAGGTGGTGTTGCTGTATCACGGGGTGGAGTTGCCGACGTTGCTGGCGTTCGCGGCGCCGGATCGGGTGGCGGGGCTGGCTGGGTTGCTGGCGGAGGCGGCGCCGGTGTTGCCGGCGCGGATGTGGGCGCACCTGTCCCCCGGTCTGGAGGCGACGCTGGGCCGCTGGTTCGTGGTGTCGGAGGCGGCGGCGCATCACCGGATGGCGTTGACCGATCCGGGCCGGTTGGCGGCGGTGCCGGCGGTGGGTGAGCCGTTGGGGCCGGCGGACGCGGCGGAGCTGGCCGGGTTGTACGCGGTGGCGTATCCGGGGAACTGGTTCGACGCGCGGATGCTGGAGACGGGCCAGTACGTGGGGGTGCGCGAGCGTGGCCGGCTGGTGGCGGTGGCGGGGGTGCACGTGTTCTCGCCGCGGTGGCGGGTGGCGGCGCTGGGGAACGTGACGACGCATCCGGACGTGCGGGGTCGTGGTCTGGGCGCGGGGGTGGTGGCTGCGTTGTGTGCCCGGCTGCGCGCGTCGGTGGATCATGTGACGTTGAACGTGCGGGCGGACAACGCGGCGGCGGTGCGCCTGTACGAGCGGTTGGGGTTTTCCCGGGTGGCCGGGTTCACCGAGTGCGCGTTGACGTCAGCGGCCGCGGCTGGGTGA
- a CDS encoding tyrosine-type recombinase/integrase, giving the protein MHDKPDETVATLIEEFLTARATRKPSPHTLAAYRRDLTTVAELVAADGDTTPLPLDRLAIGTLSPRVMRAAFARFAAPRAAASVHRAWSTWNSFFTFLVAEGVVPGNPMPAVGRPRTPLPRPKPLRGEDTPEELLAAVARAEGRQRDPWPERDLAVLALALCAGLRLSELLALRVSSVTGRDGERRVDVAGKGGRPRTVPIEDAVDRVLTGYLDSRRYRFGSRNVRPDSPFLVDRQGEALRRGGLQYLVESCYRRAGIGDRVPRGARLHALRHTFATRLAEDGASAAEIMRLLGHASLASSQTYIEVTAGQQRAAVAANRTNRALSGLTPPR; this is encoded by the coding sequence ATGCATGACAAACCGGACGAAACGGTAGCGACTCTGATCGAGGAGTTCCTTACTGCCCGGGCCACCCGTAAGCCCTCCCCCCACACCCTGGCCGCCTACCGGCGGGACCTGACCACAGTGGCCGAACTGGTCGCCGCCGACGGTGACACCACTCCCCTCCCCCTGGACCGGCTGGCGATCGGCACCCTCTCCCCCAGGGTGATGCGCGCGGCGTTCGCGCGGTTCGCCGCTCCCCGCGCCGCCGCGTCGGTCCATCGTGCCTGGTCGACGTGGAACAGCTTCTTCACTTTCCTGGTGGCGGAGGGCGTCGTACCGGGCAATCCGATGCCGGCGGTGGGGCGACCGCGTACGCCGCTCCCCCGGCCCAAGCCGCTCCGGGGAGAGGACACCCCGGAGGAGCTGCTGGCGGCGGTGGCGCGCGCGGAGGGCCGGCAGCGTGATCCGTGGCCGGAGCGGGACCTGGCGGTGCTGGCGCTGGCGTTGTGCGCGGGGTTGCGGCTGTCGGAGCTGCTGGCGCTGCGGGTGTCGTCGGTGACGGGGCGCGACGGCGAGCGGCGGGTGGACGTGGCGGGCAAGGGCGGGCGGCCGCGTACGGTCCCGATCGAGGACGCCGTGGACCGGGTGCTGACGGGCTATCTGGACAGCCGGCGGTACCGGTTCGGGTCGCGCAATGTGCGCCCGGACTCGCCGTTTCTGGTGGACCGTCAGGGTGAGGCGTTGCGGCGGGGCGGCCTCCAGTACCTCGTGGAGTCGTGTTACCGGCGTGCGGGCATCGGTGACCGGGTGCCGCGGGGCGCGCGGTTGCACGCGTTGCGGCACACGTTCGCGACGCGGTTGGCGGAGGACGGGGCGAGCGCGGCGGAGATCATGCGGTTGCTGGGGCATGCGTCGTTGGCGTCGTCGCAGACGTACATCGAGGTGACGGCGGGTCAGCAGCGGGCGGCGGTGGCGGCGAACCGCACCAACCGGGCGTTGTCGGGGTTGACGCCGCCGCGGTGA
- a CDS encoding chorismate-binding protein: MTRKGPDVVEALPQVEVDVPGAPPGCRRRLIETARLHWSIGDGGDPADLAQRFLAAHGITRDDLSRPGRHDPDAAVCGAALYLSAAAGAYALGVSPGAPSPAPTLPDLVVVVYHHTDRPAPPLRPALARWRLGPWRDSWTPAAHAAAVDAVRAAIARGDVYQTNLVGHAAAAYTGDPLPTLARLAALPGARYGGTLHGPGWALGCASPETLVAVERGRLVTRPIKGTRPATPAGRRDLLASAKERAEHVMIVDLERNDLAQVARTGSVRVDELFAVRRWCDLWQAESTVSAAPADGLGLADLLRALCPGGSVTGAPKRAALARIAALEPVGRGAGMGALGWVGPDRLDLGLTIRTAAADGRRLHLWAGGGITWDSDPAAEVAEAAAKAAPIRALLAA, encoded by the coding sequence ATGACCCGTAAGGGCCCGGACGTCGTGGAAGCGCTCCCACAGGTGGAGGTCGATGTTCCCGGCGCGCCGCCCGGATGCCGCCGCCGGCTGATCGAGACAGCCCGCCTGCACTGGTCGATCGGCGACGGCGGCGACCCCGCCGACCTGGCACAACGCTTCCTCGCCGCGCACGGCATCACCCGTGACGACCTGTCCCGCCCCGGCCGCCACGACCCGGATGCCGCGGTGTGCGGCGCGGCGCTGTACCTGTCCGCCGCCGCCGGCGCGTACGCGCTCGGCGTGTCGCCCGGCGCGCCGAGCCCCGCGCCGACGCTGCCCGACCTGGTCGTGGTCGTCTACCACCACACCGACCGGCCCGCGCCGCCCTTGCGCCCGGCCCTCGCGCGATGGCGGCTCGGGCCGTGGCGGGACAGCTGGACCCCGGCCGCGCACGCCGCCGCCGTCGACGCGGTCCGCGCCGCCATCGCCCGCGGCGACGTCTACCAGACCAACCTCGTCGGGCACGCCGCCGCCGCGTACACCGGCGACCCGCTGCCGACGCTGGCCCGCCTCGCCGCGCTGCCCGGCGCCCGCTACGGCGGCACCCTGCACGGCCCCGGCTGGGCGCTCGGCTGCGCCTCCCCGGAGACCCTCGTCGCGGTCGAGCGCGGCCGGCTGGTCACCCGCCCGATCAAGGGCACCCGCCCGGCCACCCCCGCCGGGCGCCGCGACCTGCTCGCCTCGGCCAAGGAACGCGCCGAACACGTCATGATCGTCGACCTGGAACGCAACGACCTCGCCCAGGTGGCCCGTACCGGCTCGGTGCGCGTCGACGAGCTGTTCGCCGTACGCCGCTGGTGTGACCTGTGGCAGGCGGAGTCCACGGTGTCCGCGGCGCCCGCCGACGGCCTCGGCCTGGCCGACCTGCTGCGCGCGCTGTGCCCCGGCGGCTCGGTCACCGGCGCCCCGAAACGCGCCGCGCTGGCGCGCATCGCCGCGCTGGAGCCGGTCGGACGCGGCGCGGGCATGGGCGCGCTCGGCTGGGTCGGGCCGGACCGGCTCGACCTGGGCCTGACCATCCGCACCGCCGCCGCGGACGGGCGACGGCTGCACCTGTGGGCCGGCGGCGGCATCACCTGGGACAGCGACCCGGCCGCCGAGGTCGCCGAGGCCGCCGCCAAGGCCGCCCCGATCCGCGCCCTGCTCGCCGCCTGA
- the gcvP gene encoding aminomethyl-transferring glycine dehydrogenase, with product MTAEQFADRHIGPGRDDERRMLEAVGYSSVDELMDAAIPEVIRWHGTLDLPAPASEREAIAELRALAARNTVAVSMIGLGYHGTHTPAVIRRNVLENPAWYTAYTPYQPEISQGRLEALLNFQTMVTDLTGLATANASMLDEGTAAAEAMTLARRASKSKSPVYVVDADALPQTVAVITSRAEPLGIDVRVVDVERDELPAEFFGLHLQYPGASGAVRDHRALVEAAHGAGALVTVAADLLALTLLRPPGEIGADIAAGTTQRFGVPMGFGGPHAGYLAVRSGLERMLPGRLVGVSRDADGNPAYRLALQTREQHIRREKATSNICTAQVLLAVMAGMYAVYHGPDGLRAIARRTHEAAARLAAGLRAGGVDVADVPFFDTVTAVVPGRAADVVAAAAERNVNLRLVDADRVGISCDETTTGAHLRAVWAAFGVDGFDGDVDAGLPDGLARTSGFLTHPVFHSHHSETAMLRYLRRLADFDYALDRGMIPLGSCTMKLNATTEMEPITWPEFAHLHPFAPDEQTAGYRELIAQLEGWLAEVTGYDAVSVQPNAGSQGELAGLLAIRAYHRERGEAHRDVCLIPSSAHGTNAASAVMAGMRVVVVGCDADGNVDLVDLDAKIDKHRDALAAIMVTYPSTHGVYETGIAQLCAKVHDAGGQVYVDGANLNALVGFAKPGRFGADVSHLNLHKTFCIPHGGGGPGVGPVAVRSHLAPFLPGDPLGARADGRPAISAANHGSAGILPIPWAYLRMMGADGLARATGVAVLAANYVAARLRAHFPVLYAGNKGLVAHECILDLRPLTKATGVSVDDVAKRLIDYGFHAPTMSFPVAGTLMVEPTESEDLAELDRFCDAMIAIRAEIDEVGSGEWPAGDNPLSNAPHTAAMVSADEWPHPYPRSVGAYPAGVERAGRYWPPVRRVDGAYGDRNLVCSCPAPEAFED from the coding sequence ATGACCGCAGAGCAGTTCGCCGACCGGCACATCGGCCCCGGCCGCGACGACGAGCGCCGGATGCTGGAGGCCGTGGGGTACAGCTCCGTCGACGAGCTGATGGACGCCGCGATCCCCGAGGTGATCCGCTGGCACGGCACGCTGGACCTGCCGGCGCCGGCGAGTGAGCGGGAGGCGATCGCCGAGCTGCGCGCCCTGGCCGCCCGCAACACCGTCGCCGTGTCCATGATCGGCCTGGGTTACCACGGCACGCACACCCCGGCGGTGATCCGCCGCAACGTGCTGGAGAACCCCGCCTGGTACACCGCGTACACGCCGTACCAGCCGGAGATCAGCCAGGGCCGGCTGGAGGCGCTGCTGAACTTCCAGACCATGGTCACCGACCTGACCGGGCTGGCCACCGCGAACGCGTCGATGCTCGACGAGGGCACCGCCGCGGCCGAGGCCATGACCCTCGCGCGCCGGGCATCCAAGAGCAAGAGCCCGGTGTACGTGGTGGACGCCGACGCGCTGCCGCAGACCGTCGCGGTGATCACCAGCCGCGCCGAGCCGCTCGGCATCGACGTGCGCGTGGTCGACGTCGAGCGCGACGAGCTGCCGGCGGAGTTCTTCGGGCTGCACCTGCAGTACCCGGGCGCGTCCGGGGCGGTCCGCGACCACCGGGCGCTGGTCGAGGCGGCGCACGGGGCAGGCGCGCTGGTGACAGTCGCGGCGGACCTGCTGGCGTTGACGCTGCTGCGCCCGCCGGGCGAGATCGGCGCCGACATCGCCGCCGGCACCACGCAGCGGTTCGGCGTACCGATGGGCTTCGGTGGGCCGCACGCCGGTTACCTGGCGGTGCGTTCGGGTCTGGAGCGGATGCTGCCCGGCCGCCTCGTCGGGGTGTCCCGCGACGCCGACGGCAACCCGGCGTACCGGCTGGCGTTGCAGACCCGCGAGCAGCACATCCGCCGGGAGAAGGCGACCAGCAACATCTGCACCGCGCAGGTGCTCCTCGCCGTGATGGCCGGCATGTACGCCGTCTACCACGGCCCGGACGGGCTGCGGGCCATCGCCCGGCGTACCCACGAGGCGGCGGCGCGGCTCGCGGCCGGGCTGCGCGCCGGCGGCGTCGACGTGGCCGACGTGCCGTTCTTCGACACCGTCACCGCTGTCGTGCCGGGTCGCGCCGCCGACGTGGTGGCGGCCGCGGCGGAGCGCAACGTGAACCTGCGGCTGGTCGACGCCGACCGGGTCGGCATCTCCTGCGACGAGACCACCACCGGCGCACACCTGCGGGCGGTGTGGGCGGCGTTCGGCGTCGACGGGTTCGACGGCGACGTCGACGCAGGCCTGCCGGACGGCCTGGCGCGCACGTCGGGCTTCCTCACCCACCCGGTGTTCCACAGCCACCACTCGGAGACGGCGATGCTGCGTTACCTGCGCCGCCTGGCCGACTTCGACTACGCGCTGGACCGCGGCATGATCCCGCTGGGGTCGTGCACGATGAAGCTCAACGCCACCACCGAGATGGAGCCGATCACCTGGCCGGAGTTCGCGCACCTGCACCCGTTCGCGCCGGACGAGCAGACCGCCGGGTACCGGGAGCTGATCGCGCAGCTGGAGGGCTGGCTGGCCGAGGTCACCGGCTACGACGCGGTCAGCGTGCAGCCCAACGCCGGGTCGCAGGGTGAGCTGGCCGGGCTGCTGGCGATCCGCGCCTACCACCGCGAGCGCGGCGAGGCCCACCGCGACGTGTGCCTGATTCCGTCGTCGGCGCACGGCACGAACGCCGCGTCGGCGGTCATGGCCGGCATGCGGGTCGTGGTGGTCGGCTGCGACGCCGACGGCAACGTCGACCTGGTCGACCTCGACGCGAAGATCGACAAGCACCGGGACGCGCTCGCCGCGATCATGGTGACGTACCCGTCGACGCACGGCGTGTACGAGACCGGCATCGCCCAGTTGTGCGCGAAGGTCCACGACGCCGGCGGTCAGGTGTACGTCGACGGCGCGAACCTCAACGCGCTGGTCGGGTTCGCCAAGCCGGGCCGGTTCGGGGCGGACGTGTCGCACCTGAACCTGCACAAGACGTTCTGCATTCCGCACGGCGGCGGCGGCCCCGGCGTCGGGCCGGTGGCGGTGCGTTCGCATCTGGCGCCGTTCCTGCCCGGTGACCCGCTCGGTGCGCGCGCCGACGGTCGGCCGGCGATCTCGGCGGCGAATCACGGGTCGGCGGGGATCCTGCCGATCCCGTGGGCGTACCTGCGGATGATGGGCGCCGACGGGCTGGCCCGCGCCACCGGCGTGGCGGTCCTGGCGGCGAACTACGTGGCGGCGCGGCTGCGCGCGCACTTCCCGGTGCTGTACGCCGGCAACAAGGGCCTGGTCGCGCACGAGTGCATCCTGGACCTGCGTCCGCTGACCAAGGCCACCGGTGTGAGCGTGGACGACGTGGCGAAGCGGCTGATCGACTACGGCTTCCACGCGCCGACCATGTCGTTCCCGGTGGCCGGGACGTTGATGGTGGAGCCGACCGAGAGCGAGGACCTGGCCGAGCTGGACCGCTTCTGCGACGCGATGATCGCGATCCGGGCGGAGATCGACGAGGTCGGCTCGGGGGAGTGGCCGGCGGGGGACAACCCGCTGTCCAACGCGCCGCACACTGCGGCGATGGTGTCCGCCGACGAGTGGCCGCACCCGTACCCGCGGTCGGTGGGCGCCTACCCGGCGGGGGTGGAGCGGGCGGGCCGGTACTGGCCTCCGGTGCGGCGCGTCGACGGCGCGTACGGCGACCGGAACCTGGTCTGCTCGTGCCCCGCGCCGGAGGCGTTCGAGGACTGA
- a CDS encoding bifunctional 5,10-methylenetetrahydrofolate dehydrogenase/5,10-methenyltetrahydrofolate cyclohydrolase — protein MSSARLLPGGPVAERVLSEVAASVVELRAAGVTPALATVLVGDDDASAGYIRIKQRQAAELGFVSPHVHLPASASQADLHAVLADFNADKTVHGVLVQYPIPGHLDYDRALAELDPDKDVDGMHPVNMGRLALGLPGPLPCTPAGIEALLAFHGVPVAGREVVILGRGATLGRPLAMLLAQKRPTANAAVTVVHTGVADWPRYTLRAEILVAAAGVPGIVRPEHVRPGAVVVGGGVRYEGRRLLPDVDESCAEVAGAITPRVGGVGPTTVAMLFRNAVEAARRQSGLG, from the coding sequence ATGTCTTCTGCGCGGTTGTTGCCGGGTGGCCCGGTGGCGGAGCGGGTGTTGTCGGAGGTCGCCGCGTCGGTGGTGGAGCTGCGCGCGGCGGGGGTGACGCCGGCGCTGGCGACGGTGCTGGTGGGTGACGACGACGCGAGCGCGGGCTATATCCGGATCAAGCAACGGCAGGCGGCGGAGCTGGGTTTCGTGTCGCCGCACGTGCATCTGCCGGCGTCGGCGTCGCAGGCGGATCTGCACGCGGTGCTGGCGGATTTCAACGCGGACAAGACGGTGCACGGGGTGCTGGTGCAGTACCCGATCCCGGGGCATCTGGACTACGACCGGGCGTTGGCGGAGCTGGATCCGGACAAGGACGTGGACGGGATGCATCCGGTGAACATGGGCCGGCTGGCGTTGGGGTTGCCGGGTCCGTTGCCGTGTACGCCGGCGGGGATCGAGGCGTTGCTGGCGTTTCACGGTGTGCCGGTGGCGGGCCGGGAGGTGGTGATCCTGGGCCGGGGTGCGACGTTGGGTCGGCCGTTGGCGATGTTGCTGGCGCAGAAGCGGCCGACGGCGAACGCGGCGGTGACCGTGGTGCACACGGGGGTGGCGGACTGGCCGCGGTACACGCTGCGGGCGGAGATTTTGGTGGCGGCGGCGGGGGTGCCGGGGATCGTGCGGCCGGAGCATGTGCGTCCGGGTGCGGTGGTAGTCGGTGGTGGGGTGCGGTACGAGGGGCGGCGGTTGCTGCCGGACGTGGACGAGTCGTGTGCCGAGGTGGCGGGCGCGATCACGCCGCGTGTGGGCGGGGTGGGTCCGACGACTGTGGCGATGTTGTTCCGTAACGCGGTGGAGGCGGCTCGGCGGCAGAGCGGTCTGGGTTGA
- a CDS encoding DUF5999 family protein, translating into MCQHQPTCPSADATDREAARVLACFPEQGWSLLCNGVIVFEDTGELLPDGRTIAPHRGPARHALVA; encoded by the coding sequence ATGTGTCAGCACCAGCCCACCTGCCCCTCCGCCGACGCGACCGACCGTGAGGCCGCCCGCGTCCTTGCCTGCTTCCCTGAGCAGGGCTGGAGCCTGCTCTGCAACGGCGTCATCGTCTTCGAGGACACCGGTGAGCTGCTCCCCGACGGGCGCACCATCGCCCCGCACCGGGGTCCGGCCCGCCACGCCCTCGTCGCCTGA
- a CDS encoding MarR family winged helix-turn-helix transcriptional regulator, translating to MTAPDRDALGTLLRHVLDVLDGDVAAVHHRLGLTDYRPRYSPVVRALVADGPLPIRDLATRVGVTHSAASQTVAQMRRAGLVDLSPGADARHRIVTLTDRARALLPAVEAEWAATTAAMRHLDTELPVPLADELYAVLDALRRRPLRDRIADTGLLDTPPDTGNR from the coding sequence GTGACCGCCCCCGACCGCGACGCCCTCGGCACCCTGCTGCGCCACGTCCTGGACGTCCTCGACGGCGACGTCGCCGCCGTCCACCACCGGCTCGGCCTCACCGACTACCGGCCCCGCTACTCACCAGTCGTGCGCGCGCTCGTCGCCGACGGGCCGCTGCCCATCCGCGACCTCGCCACCCGCGTCGGCGTCACCCACTCCGCCGCCAGCCAGACCGTCGCCCAGATGCGCCGCGCCGGCCTCGTCGACCTCAGTCCCGGCGCCGACGCCCGCCACCGCATCGTCACCCTCACCGACCGCGCCCGCGCCCTGCTGCCCGCCGTCGAAGCCGAATGGGCCGCCACCACCGCCGCCATGCGCCACCTCGACACCGAACTACCGGTGCCACTCGCCGACGAGCTGTACGCCGTCCTCGACGCGCTACGCCGCCGCCCCCTGCGCGACCGCATCGCCGACACCGGCCTGCTCGACACCCCACCGGACACCGGAAACCGGTAA
- the pip gene encoding prolyl aminopeptidase, whose product MYPPIEPYAQGMLEAGDGQHVYWETCGNPDGRPALVVHGGPGSGAGASWRRLFDPAAYRIVLFDQRGCGRSTPPASDPATDLSVNTTAHLLADMELLRVHLGIDRWLLCGASWGSSLALAYAQHHPGRVSALVLFSVVANTSREIEWVTRDIGRVFPQEWARFRDGVPEADRDGDLSAAYARLVDDPDPAVRERAARDWCDWEDVHVSLAGGYAPAPRFADPVFRYGFTRLVTHYFANRGFLPDGQLLRDAGRLAGIPGVLVQGRLDVSGPPDIAWLLTRDWPDARLEIVESGGHGGGHGISERVVAALDAFAATPGPAA is encoded by the coding sequence ATGTATCCGCCGATCGAACCGTACGCGCAGGGCATGCTGGAAGCCGGCGACGGGCAGCACGTGTACTGGGAGACGTGCGGCAATCCGGACGGCCGTCCGGCGCTGGTGGTGCACGGCGGCCCCGGCTCCGGGGCGGGCGCGTCGTGGCGGCGGCTTTTCGACCCGGCCGCCTACCGGATCGTGCTGTTCGACCAGCGCGGCTGCGGGCGCAGCACTCCCCCGGCGTCGGACCCGGCCACCGACCTGTCGGTGAACACCACTGCTCATCTACTGGCCGACATGGAGCTGCTGCGCGTACACCTGGGGATCGACAGGTGGCTGCTGTGCGGCGCGTCGTGGGGGTCGTCGCTGGCGCTGGCGTACGCGCAGCACCACCCGGGTCGGGTGAGCGCGCTGGTGCTGTTCAGCGTGGTCGCCAACACCAGCCGGGAGATCGAGTGGGTGACCCGGGACATCGGGCGGGTGTTCCCGCAGGAGTGGGCGCGCTTCCGCGACGGCGTGCCCGAGGCCGACCGCGACGGTGACCTGTCCGCCGCGTACGCCCGGCTGGTCGACGACCCGGACCCGGCGGTGCGGGAGCGGGCCGCGCGCGACTGGTGCGACTGGGAGGACGTGCACGTGTCCCTGGCCGGCGGGTACGCGCCGGCTCCCCGGTTCGCCGACCCGGTGTTCCGGTACGGGTTCACCCGGCTGGTGACCCACTACTTCGCCAACCGGGGTTTCCTGCCCGACGGGCAACTGCTGCGCGACGCCGGCCGGCTCGCCGGCATCCCCGGGGTGCTGGTGCAGGGGCGGCTGGACGTCAGCGGCCCGCCGGACATCGCGTGGCTGCTGACCCGGGACTGGCCGGACGCGCGGCTGGAGATCGTGGAGTCCGGCGGTCACGGCGGCGGACACGGCATCAGCGAGCGGGTGGTGGCGGCCTTGGACGCGTTCGCCGCCACGCCCGGCCCCGCCGCCTGA
- the def gene encoding peptide deformylase yields MTMRPIRIIGDPVLRTPSEPVTSFDAELRALVEDLMDTLLGAPGRAGVAAPQIGVNAQVFVYDADGHRGHMINPTLEVSDELQDDDEGCLSIPGLYFPTPRALHATAHGYDQHGEPLTITGSGFLARALQHETDHLRGRLYVDTLRGDTRRRALREIRAGRFDSPSRGR; encoded by the coding sequence ATGACTATGCGCCCGATCCGGATCATCGGCGACCCCGTCCTGCGCACCCCCAGCGAACCCGTCACCAGCTTCGACGCCGAACTACGCGCCCTCGTCGAAGACCTGATGGACACGCTGCTCGGCGCGCCCGGCCGCGCCGGCGTCGCCGCACCCCAGATCGGCGTCAACGCCCAGGTGTTCGTCTACGACGCCGACGGCCACCGCGGTCACATGATCAACCCAACCCTGGAGGTGTCCGACGAACTCCAGGACGACGACGAGGGCTGCCTGTCCATCCCCGGCCTGTACTTCCCGACCCCCCGCGCGCTGCACGCCACCGCCCACGGCTACGACCAGCACGGCGAGCCGCTCACCATCACCGGCAGCGGCTTCCTCGCCCGTGCCCTGCAACACGAGACCGACCACCTGCGCGGCCGCCTCTACGTCGACACCCTGCGCGGCGACACCCGCCGACGGGCCCTGCGCGAGATCCGCGCCGGCCGGTTCGACTCACCCAGCCGCGGCCGCTGA
- a CDS encoding sulfite exporter TauE/SafE family protein yields MDALSLTTLLTAALVAGWVDAVVGGGGLLLLPALLVAAPGVPVATALGTNKLAAIFGTSTAAVTYARRTKLDWAVAGPAAGLAVVTAGLGAALAGAVPGSAYRPVVLVVLVAVAVFVLARPSLGVVSSPRRTPRRVVVAVAVAGLGIALYDGLIGPGTGTFLVLAFTAILGSDFVHASAMAKVVNAGTNLGALVVFGLTGHVWWALGAAMAVCNVVGAAVGARMALRRGAGFVRVVLLVVVLALVVRLGYDQWVAG; encoded by the coding sequence GTGGATGCCCTGTCGTTGACGACGTTGCTGACCGCTGCCCTTGTCGCCGGGTGGGTGGACGCGGTGGTGGGTGGCGGTGGCCTGTTGTTGTTGCCGGCGTTGCTGGTGGCGGCGCCGGGTGTGCCGGTGGCGACGGCGTTGGGCACGAACAAGCTGGCGGCGATCTTCGGTACGTCGACGGCGGCGGTGACGTATGCGCGGCGGACGAAGCTGGACTGGGCGGTGGCGGGTCCGGCGGCGGGGTTGGCGGTGGTGACGGCGGGGTTGGGTGCGGCGTTGGCGGGTGCGGTGCCGGGCAGCGCGTACCGGCCGGTGGTGCTTGTGGTGCTGGTGGCGGTGGCGGTGTTCGTGCTGGCGCGGCCGTCGCTGGGTGTGGTGTCGTCGCCGCGGCGGACGCCGAGGCGGGTGGTGGTGGCGGTGGCGGTGGCCGGGTTGGGCATCGCTCTGTACGACGGGTTGATCGGGCCGGGTACGGGGACGTTCCTGGTGTTGGCGTTCACGGCGATTCTGGGTTCGGATTTCGTGCACGCGTCGGCGATGGCGAAGGTGGTCAACGCGGGGACGAATCTGGGTGCGCTTGTGGTGTTCGGGTTGACCGGGCACGTGTGGTGGGCGCTGGGTGCGGCGATGGCGGTGTGCAACGTGGTGGGGGCGGCGGTGGGCGCGCGGATGGCGTTGCGGCGGGGTGCCGGGTTCGTGCGGGTGGTGCTGCTGGTGGTGGTGCTGGCGTTGGTGGTCCGGTTGGGTTACGACCAGTGGGTGGCGGGCTGA
- a CDS encoding endonuclease/exonuclease/phosphatase family protein, with amino-acid sequence MRLATFNLLHGRSLTDGLVDPDRLTAAVTALDADVLALQEVDRDQSRSGKLDLTALAARALHADHHRFAAAVVGTPGEQFRPLTHDDDGHGEPLYGIGLISRHPVRSWQVTRLRAAPVRSPIYAPGPGGGLILLRDEPRVVLAAVLDTPHGPLTVAATHLSFVPGWNAWQLRRVVRALRTLPAPRILLGDLNLPAGPAAALTRWRPLARRPTYPAGQPRVQLDHILADRHALDRLPPVTAVHTPLATISDHRPLVVDLG; translated from the coding sequence GTGCGCCTGGCCACCTTCAACCTGCTGCACGGCCGATCACTCACCGACGGACTCGTCGACCCCGACCGGCTCACCGCCGCCGTCACCGCCCTCGACGCCGACGTCCTCGCCCTCCAGGAAGTCGACCGCGACCAGAGCCGCAGCGGCAAACTCGACCTCACCGCCCTGGCCGCCCGCGCCCTGCACGCCGACCACCACCGCTTCGCCGCCGCCGTCGTCGGCACCCCCGGCGAACAGTTCCGCCCCCTCACCCACGACGACGACGGCCACGGCGAACCCCTCTACGGCATCGGCCTGATCAGCCGCCACCCCGTCCGCTCCTGGCAGGTCACCCGGCTACGCGCCGCCCCCGTCCGCTCACCCATCTACGCGCCCGGCCCCGGCGGCGGCCTCATCCTGCTCCGCGACGAACCCCGCGTCGTGCTCGCCGCCGTCCTCGACACCCCCCACGGCCCTCTCACCGTCGCCGCCACCCACCTGTCCTTCGTCCCCGGCTGGAACGCCTGGCAGCTACGCCGCGTCGTCCGCGCCCTGCGCACCCTGCCCGCGCCCCGGATCCTGCTCGGCGACCTCAACCTGCCCGCCGGACCCGCCGCCGCGCTCACCCGCTGGCGACCCCTGGCCCGCCGCCCCACCTACCCGGCCGGGCAACCCCGCGTCCAACTCGACCACATCCTCGCCGACCGGCACGCCCTCGACCGGCTCCCACCCGTCACCGCCGTGCACACCCCGCTGGCCACCATCTCCGACCACCGGCCCCTCGTCGTCGACCTCGGCTGA